In Campylobacter sp. VBCF_01 NA2, one DNA window encodes the following:
- a CDS encoding RrF2 family transcriptional regulator translates to MALLSTKGVYGLMAILEIAKASEISPISISEISDRILVSKNYLEQILNGLRGGGLIESIKGKNGGYYLSRDIEDITFADVFKAMEKDFKLTNLKLLNPNLEFFFKEYDEKLLEIFNKSISKFEEYKEESTKFLDFSI, encoded by the coding sequence ATGGCACTTTTATCTACAAAAGGCGTTTATGGCTTAATGGCGATTTTAGAAATCGCCAAAGCTAGCGAAATTTCGCCGATTAGCATTAGCGAAATTTCAGATAGAATTTTGGTTTCAAAAAACTATTTGGAGCAGATTTTAAACGGCCTTAGAGGCGGCGGGTTGATTGAGAGTATAAAGGGCAAAAACGGCGGATATTATCTCTCGCGCGATATCGAGGATATCACATTTGCCGATGTTTTCAAGGCTATGGAGAAGGACTTTAAGCTTACGAATTTGAAGCTATTAAACCCAAATTTAGAGTTTTTTTTCAAAGAGTATGATGAAAAACTGCTAGAAATTTTCAACAAATCAATTAGCAAATTTGAAGAATACAAGGAAGAAAGCACTAAATTTTTAGATTTTAGTATTTGA
- a CDS encoding polyprenyl synthetase family protein, which yields MDKIDQIMQNFIASCGYSVASEMFLTLSSGKKLRSKLLLNIAGESEESLRLCAITELIQAASLLHDDVIDESVMRRGKPSINATQGSKNAVMLGDILYSKAYSELCKFPAFIATSLSSAVTKLAIGEMMDVKMSQNFNSDAQKYTQMIYYKTAVFIEEVARSAAYLKFGEGAEVEKFGEYGKNLGLAFQIIDDILDITQSSEVLGKPNLGDFKEGKTTLAYIYLYENLDENDKEKLKSLFKKELNEDEISWLRAKFSEYKIIERCINEAKFLGTSAIEAIKDFKNEKLIQIAENMINREF from the coding sequence ATGGACAAAATCGATCAAATTATGCAAAATTTCATCGCTAGTTGCGGATACAGCGTGGCTAGCGAAATGTTTTTGACTCTTAGTTCAGGCAAAAAACTGCGCTCAAAACTGCTTTTAAATATCGCCGGAGAGAGCGAAGAGAGCCTAAGACTATGCGCTATTACCGAGCTTATTCAGGCTGCTAGCCTGCTACATGATGATGTCATCGACGAAAGCGTAATGCGCCGCGGCAAGCCCTCAATCAACGCAACCCAGGGCTCTAAAAACGCCGTTATGCTCGGCGATATACTCTACTCCAAAGCTTACAGCGAGCTTTGCAAATTTCCCGCTTTCATCGCTACTTCGCTAAGCTCGGCTGTCACCAAACTCGCAATCGGCGAAATGATGGATGTAAAAATGTCGCAAAATTTTAACTCCGACGCCCAAAAATACACCCAAATGATTTATTACAAAACCGCCGTTTTCATCGAGGAAGTGGCAAGAAGTGCGGCGTATTTGAAATTTGGCGAGGGTGCGGAGGTAGAAAAATTTGGCGAATATGGCAAAAATTTAGGCCTTGCCTTTCAAATAATCGATGATATTTTGGATATCACGCAATCAAGCGAAGTGTTAGGAAAGCCAAATTTAGGGGATTTCAAAGAGGGAAAAACTACGCTAGCGTATATTTATCTATACGAGAATTTGGACGAAAATGATAAAGAAAAACTAAAATCACTTTTCAAAAAAGAGCTAAACGAGGACGAAATTTCGTGGCTTAGGGCAAAATTTAGCGAGTATAAAATCATCGAGCGTTGCATAAATGAAGCGAAATTTTTAGGCACTAGCGCAATAGAAGCGATAAAAGATTTCAAAAACGAAAAACTTATACAAATCGCTGAAAATATGATAAATAGGGAGTTTTAA
- the hemA gene encoding glutamyl-tRNA reductase produces MAYMSVSFTHKNTDITVREKLSFTNDVRKKEILRLLCSNASIKECMVLNTCNRVEIFASVSDYEAASKFTLLALSRVSGVGLDELETRADLYDDDGAIHHLFSVASSLDSLVVGETQIVGQLKDAYKFALENNNTGEDIKSAIDASLKCAASVRTKTEISKNPVSVSSVAVSMAKEKLGSLQGEEAIVCGAGEMSELACKHLLASGAKITILNRNLKNAENLAKSLGEGVKFDSLENLKKYVNINRLFFSATSSATPIITDEIIEAKNFKRYFFDIAVPRDIELSQSEDIVVYSVDDLEEIVKNNLILREEQAHNAYAIIGAQTSEFFDSQNAKAATPLIKALRAKARDIAEIELEKAIKKGYLKNSDKEEARKLIHQVFKSFLHTPTTNLKNLKSKDEIDFATNSLNEIFALKENYEKFLDYENSKTMENKNEI; encoded by the coding sequence ATGGCTTATATGAGTGTGAGTTTTACTCACAAAAACACAGACATTACAGTGCGTGAAAAGCTATCTTTCACAAACGATGTGCGAAAAAAAGAAATTTTACGACTTTTGTGCTCGAACGCGAGTATCAAAGAGTGCATGGTGCTAAATACCTGTAACCGCGTGGAAATTTTCGCTAGTGTAAGCGATTATGAGGCTGCGTCGAAATTTACCCTACTTGCGCTATCTCGCGTCAGTGGCGTGGGGCTAGATGAGCTAGAAACTAGGGCTGATTTATACGATGATGATGGCGCGATTCATCATCTTTTTTCGGTCGCAAGCTCGCTTGATAGCCTAGTTGTCGGCGAAACGCAAATCGTAGGCCAGCTAAAAGATGCGTATAAATTTGCGCTTGAAAACAACAACACAGGCGAGGATATCAAAAGCGCAATCGACGCTTCGCTAAAATGCGCCGCTAGCGTGCGCACAAAAACCGAAATTTCCAAAAACCCAGTATCTGTTTCAAGCGTGGCAGTATCCATGGCAAAGGAAAAGCTAGGCTCGCTTCAAGGCGAGGAAGCCATAGTGTGCGGGGCTGGCGAAATGAGCGAGCTAGCGTGCAAACACCTGCTCGCAAGTGGCGCGAAGATTACAATTTTAAACCGAAATTTAAAAAATGCCGAAAATTTAGCCAAAAGCCTAGGTGAAGGCGTGAAATTTGATAGCCTTGAAAACCTAAAAAAATATGTCAATATCAATAGACTATTTTTCAGCGCGACAAGCTCCGCTACGCCAATAATCACCGACGAAATCATTGAAGCCAAAAATTTCAAACGCTACTTTTTCGATATCGCCGTCCCGCGCGACATAGAGCTAAGCCAAAGCGAGGATATCGTCGTATATAGCGTCGATGATTTAGAAGAAATCGTCAAAAACAACCTAATCTTGCGCGAGGAGCAGGCCCACAACGCCTATGCGATCATTGGGGCGCAAACCAGCGAGTTTTTCGATAGCCAAAACGCCAAAGCAGCCACCCCACTCATCAAGGCCCTACGCGCCAAAGCCAGGGATATAGCCGAAATCGAGCTAGAAAAAGCTATCAAAAAGGGCTATTTAAAAAACAGCGACAAAGAAGAAGCCAGGAAGCTAATTCACCAAGTTTTCAAATCATTTTTGCACACGCCAACGACAAATTTGAAAAATTTAAAAAGCAAGGACGAGATTGATTTCGCGACAAATTCGTTAAATGAAATTTTCGCCCTTAAAGAAAATTACGAAAAATTTTTAGACTACGAAAATAGCAAAACAATGGAGAATAAAAATGAAATTTAG
- a CDS encoding DUF3298 and DUF4163 domain-containing protein produces MKKLATIALFALFSYAQINPQSQELYSDDAHSYTLVQTGNENLDILLKNRLFGICEGESIDERCALLLKSLDAKKYATSLVEQSKAQADKEMAQNGDLDFHSEFSAEQSFVSQIGNLAQIKQFSYSYSGGAHGMEHTSYIIYDLAADKKIDITNVLIGAVSVEPLYKEIFKGYKDMLRADIIASQPNCDKACQERDITEFIKTFWVDNLPEDIVFKSEFYFAKEGVAFVFAPYFIAPYAMGEPEIIVPYENLKGIFKEEFLKF; encoded by the coding sequence ATGAAAAAACTTGCCACAATTGCGCTGTTTGCGCTGTTTTCTTACGCGCAGATTAACCCTCAGTCCCAGGAGCTGTATTCAGACGATGCGCACAGCTACACCCTAGTTCAAACCGGCAACGAAAATTTAGACATTTTACTAAAAAACCGCCTGTTTGGGATTTGCGAGGGCGAGAGTATCGACGAGAGATGCGCGCTTTTGCTAAAAAGCTTGGACGCGAAAAAATACGCCACAAGTTTAGTAGAACAATCCAAAGCCCAAGCCGATAAAGAAATGGCTCAAAATGGCGATTTGGACTTTCATAGCGAATTTAGCGCCGAGCAGAGTTTTGTCTCTCAAATCGGCAACCTAGCCCAAATCAAGCAGTTTTCATACTCGTATTCCGGCGGAGCGCACGGCATGGAGCACACGAGCTATATCATCTACGATTTAGCCGCAGACAAAAAAATCGACATTACAAATGTCCTAATCGGCGCGGTTAGCGTGGAGCCCCTATACAAGGAGATTTTCAAGGGTTACAAGGATATGCTTCGCGCAGATATCATAGCCTCGCAGCCAAACTGCGACAAAGCCTGCCAAGAGCGCGATATTACGGAGTTTATCAAGACATTTTGGGTGGATAATCTGCCAGAAGATATCGTTTTTAAAAGCGAATTTTATTTCGCCAAAGAGGGCGTGGCGTTTGTCTTCGCGCCGTATTTCATCGCGCCGTATGCTATGGGCGAGCCCGAAATCATCGTGCCTTACGAAAATTTAAAAGGCATTTTCAAAGAGGAATTTTTGAAATTTTAA
- a CDS encoding DUF3137 domain-containing protein — MHKPPKDNYNGISYETMQELEFERQRINKKLSYILYFSIFISFILTFLFGYFFDELGFIRTLILVLPIFLIVFSILYPLINSDVSNIKPKFKHAVIEKIVKDINPNFAYRPTSSIGEKEFFKPNLYNRAQETWWFKGDDFIDGRHNGVYFRMSDIDYYVLRSAGRSVYAKHLFLGIVFIAKFYKFFNSRVYIIRKNKDTGYTRNYGKKINIDNVEFSEQYDVYADDEISAFYILSHSFMEDFLNLAKRMKCEINAVFYRDNLYLYINNRRENFEIDFDISQTLIPIIYRTHKKMILEILKIIDDLNLNSKVFKPSLGWNSGENLSENS; from the coding sequence GTGCATAAACCACCTAAGGATAATTACAACGGCATATCTTATGAGACTATGCAAGAGCTCGAATTCGAGCGACAGCGCATAAATAAAAAGCTAAGTTATATTTTATATTTTAGTATTTTTATTAGCTTTATTTTAACTTTTCTTTTTGGCTATTTTTTTGATGAGTTGGGATTTATTAGAACATTAATTTTAGTTTTGCCTATATTTCTTATCGTTTTTTCTATTTTATATCCTTTAATAAACTCGGATGTATCGAATATAAAGCCCAAATTTAAACACGCCGTTATAGAAAAAATCGTAAAAGACATAAACCCAAATTTCGCATATCGCCCGACCTCATCCATAGGCGAAAAGGAATTTTTCAAACCAAATCTTTATAATAGAGCGCAAGAAACTTGGTGGTTTAAGGGCGATGATTTTATAGATGGCAGGCATAATGGGGTTTATTTTAGGATGAGCGATATCGATTACTATGTGCTTCGAAGCGCGGGTAGAAGCGTCTATGCCAAACACCTATTTTTAGGAATTGTTTTTATCGCGAAATTTTATAAATTCTTTAACTCTCGCGTTTATATCATCCGAAAAAACAAAGACACTGGATATACGAGAAACTACGGGAAAAAGATAAATATCGATAATGTCGAATTTAGCGAACAATACGATGTTTATGCAGACGATGAGATAAGTGCCTTTTATATTTTATCGCATAGTTTTATGGAGGATTTTTTAAATTTAGCTAAGCGGATGAAATGCGAGATAAACGCCGTTTTTTACCGCGATAATCTCTATCTTTATATCAACAATAGGCGGGAAAATTTCGAAATAGATTTTGATATCTCGCAGACGCTAATCCCGATTATTTACAGAACGCATAAAAAAATGATTTTAGAAATTTTAAAAATAATAGATGATTTAAATTTAAATTCGAAAGTTTTCAAGCCTAGCTTGGGCTGGAATTCGGGCGAAAATTTGAGCGAAAATTCATAA
- a CDS encoding carbon-nitrogen hydrolase translates to MKNLKVGLISHKFYGTKSATIARTKELIAKAAQKGANLIVLQELHQTHYFCQRENTENFDYAANFEDDVKFWGSIAKEFGVVLVASLFERRSAGLYHNTAVVFEHDGKVLGKYRKMHIPDDPNFYEKFYFTPGDMGFAPIDTSVGRLGVLVCWDQWYPEAARAMALRGAQVLIYPTAIGWFMGDESSERERQLEAWVAVQRGHSVANSLPVIAVNRVGFESAGLSEILPNAVLGNTAPAITCDESAEGIKFWGNSFVFGAQGEELFRAGSESELCEVVEIDMRRCENVRRWWPFLRDRRIDSYGSLLKRFDD, encoded by the coding sequence ATGAAAAATTTAAAAGTAGGACTAATCTCACACAAATTTTACGGCACCAAATCAGCCACGATAGCGCGCACTAAGGAGCTTATCGCAAAGGCGGCGCAAAAAGGGGCGAATTTAATCGTGCTTCAAGAACTCCACCAAACTCACTATTTTTGTCAGCGCGAAAACACCGAAAATTTCGACTATGCGGCGAATTTCGAAGACGATGTGAAATTTTGGGGCAGTATCGCCAAAGAATTTGGCGTAGTGCTTGTGGCTTCACTTTTTGAGCGCAGGAGTGCGGGGCTGTATCACAACACGGCTGTGGTTTTCGAGCACGACGGCAAAGTGCTTGGCAAATACCGCAAAATGCATATCCCAGACGATCCGAATTTTTATGAAAAATTCTATTTCACGCCCGGCGATATGGGCTTTGCGCCGATTGATACGAGCGTGGGAAGGCTCGGCGTGCTGGTGTGCTGGGATCAGTGGTATCCTGAGGCTGCGCGCGCAATGGCGCTTCGTGGGGCGCAGGTGCTAATCTATCCGACTGCGATTGGCTGGTTTATGGGCGATGAAAGCTCAGAGCGTGAGCGACAGTTAGAAGCGTGGGTTGCTGTGCAAAGAGGCCATAGCGTGGCAAACTCACTGCCTGTGATCGCTGTAAATCGCGTGGGATTTGAGAGTGCGGGACTTAGCGAAATTTTGCCAAATGCAGTTTTGGGAAATACTGCGCCTGCGATAACATGCGATGAGAGCGCAGAGGGGATTAAATTTTGGGGCAATAGCTTTGTTTTTGGAGCGCAGGGCGAAGAGCTATTTCGCGCAGGTAGCGAAAGCGAGCTTTGCGAGGTCGTGGAGATTGATATGCGGCGTTGCGAAAATGTGCGTAGGTGGTGGCCGTTCTTGCGCGATCGCCGAATTGATAGCTATGGCTCACTTCTAAAAAGATTTGATGATTAA
- a CDS encoding HAD family hydrolase, translated as MKTIIFDMDGTLLDSKKAICESINFTRNRLNLAPLEHDYIMSVINDPAQNPFIALYGRASVSAELGAEFMAVYMGNYRKFALPYPGILDLLKKCKNAGFFVALASNAPQASLASIAEFTGLSEFFDFIVGESERVPHKPDPAMILEVLKNSKFKKAIFLGDSKKDEFAAKRANIQYLQVSWGMGEFREGVKNAKTPEQAWEIIDKF; from the coding sequence ATGAAAACGATAATCTTTGATATGGACGGCACGCTACTTGATAGCAAAAAGGCCATTTGCGAGAGTATAAATTTCACTAGAAACCGCCTTAACCTCGCACCTTTGGAGCATGATTACATAATGAGCGTGATAAACGATCCCGCGCAAAACCCCTTTATCGCGCTATATGGCAGGGCGAGCGTGAGCGCGGAGTTAGGGGCTGAATTTATGGCTGTGTATATGGGGAATTACCGCAAATTTGCCCTGCCCTATCCTGGGATTTTGGATTTGCTAAAAAAATGCAAAAATGCTGGCTTTTTCGTCGCCCTAGCCTCAAACGCCCCACAAGCTAGCCTTGCTAGCATAGCCGAATTTACGGGGCTAAGCGAGTTTTTTGACTTTATCGTGGGCGAGAGCGAGAGAGTGCCGCACAAACCAGATCCTGCTATGATTTTAGAAGTTTTGAAAAATAGCAAATTTAAAAAGGCGATTTTTTTAGGTGATAGCAAAAAGGACGAATTTGCCGCCAAAAGGGCAAATATCCAGTATCTGCAAGTAAGCTGGGGTATGGGCGAGTTTAGAGAGGGTGTAAAAAACGCAAAAACGCCAGAGCAAGCGTGGGAGATTATCGATAAATTCTAG
- a CDS encoding SIR2 family NAD-dependent protein deacylase yields MKKVLILSGAGLSAASGLRTFRESGGLWEQYSVAEVCSVPGFLKDRAKVLKFYDERRAQLAGCEPNLAHYTIAKLKKEFGEKIVVQTQNVDDLLERAGCEGVIHLHGFLPEIRCEACGHVQNIGYAPIKEQICGKCGSPKMRHNIVMFGEQAPHYADLYEALQECEMFVCIGTSGEVLDVAGYTRYFKISVLNNLDASRIDKFFDKSYIESAVTAAPKWESDIRKFLQGEAHENDNL; encoded by the coding sequence ATGAAAAAAGTATTGATTTTAAGCGGGGCTGGGCTGAGTGCAGCTAGCGGGCTTCGCACATTTAGGGAGAGTGGCGGACTTTGGGAGCAATACAGCGTGGCAGAGGTTTGCTCGGTGCCTGGGTTTTTAAAAGATAGAGCGAAGGTGCTTAAATTTTACGATGAGCGCAGGGCGCAATTAGCGGGTTGCGAGCCAAATTTAGCCCACTACACAATCGCAAAATTAAAAAAAGAATTTGGAGAAAAAATCGTCGTGCAAACCCAAAATGTCGATGATCTGCTAGAACGCGCAGGTTGCGAGGGTGTAATTCATTTGCACGGATTTTTGCCCGAAATTCGCTGTGAGGCGTGCGGACATGTCCAAAACATCGGCTACGCGCCAATTAAGGAGCAAATTTGCGGAAAATGTGGGAGCCCTAAAATGCGCCACAATATCGTTATGTTTGGCGAGCAAGCCCCACACTATGCTGATTTATACGAGGCACTGCAAGAGTGCGAAATGTTCGTCTGTATCGGCACGAGCGGGGAAGTGCTCGATGTAGCAGGCTATACAAGATACTTTAAAATCAGTGTTTTAAACAACCTTGACGCCTCGCGAATCGATAAATTTTTCGATAAAAGCTACATCGAAAGTGCAGTAACCGCTGCGCCAAAATGGGAGAGCGATATTAGAAAATTTTTGCAAGGCGAGGCGCATGAAAACGATAATCTTTGA
- a CDS encoding O-acetylhomoserine aminocarboxypropyltransferase/cysteine synthase family protein yields the protein MAEFNFETLATHAGYSSKEGCGSMAVPIYLTTAFDFGTSEEAAARFALQSLGPIYTRLNNPTVDIFEARIAALEGGVAAIGTASGQAASFYAVANVASAGDNIIMAQKVYGGTSNLMLHTLKKFGIETRMFDADSADDLESLIDEKTKAIFFETLSNPQVAIPNFYKIIEIADKYGIISIVDNTVATPVLFNPIKKGADIVVHSASKYISGQGLTIAGAVVSGASTNKKILANPRYADFNEPDESYHGLVYTDLVENFDIFTLRIRLGLLRDIGATMSPFSAWQLIQGLETLSVRVKEHSRKTQKIAEFLESHPAIKSVNYPGLKSSPLNKFVSENFTEGLCSGLLCFDAGSRKVADDIMREVKIFAVVVNIGDSKSVITHPASSTHSQSSDEELLSAGITPGLIRLSVGLEDTDDLINDLKNAIEKATK from the coding sequence ATGGCGGAATTTAACTTCGAAACACTAGCAACTCACGCAGGATACAGCTCTAAAGAGGGCTGTGGTTCTATGGCGGTGCCGATCTATCTAACCACAGCGTTTGACTTTGGCACGAGCGAGGAGGCGGCAGCTAGGTTTGCATTGCAAAGCCTTGGTCCCATTTATACGCGCTTAAATAACCCAACGGTCGATATTTTCGAGGCGCGCATTGCAGCCCTTGAAGGTGGCGTGGCGGCGATTGGCACTGCTAGCGGTCAAGCCGCTTCGTTTTATGCAGTCGCAAATGTCGCAAGTGCGGGCGATAATATCATCATGGCGCAAAAGGTCTATGGCGGAACTTCAAATTTAATGCTCCATACGCTTAAAAAATTTGGCATTGAGACGCGTATGTTTGACGCAGATAGCGCGGACGATTTAGAAAGCTTGATTGATGAGAAAACAAAGGCGATTTTCTTCGAAACGCTTTCAAATCCGCAAGTGGCAATTCCAAATTTTTATAAAATTATCGAAATTGCCGATAAATACGGCATTATCAGCATTGTGGATAACACAGTCGCCACGCCAGTGCTGTTTAATCCTATCAAAAAAGGCGCCGATATCGTCGTGCATAGTGCGAGCAAGTATATCAGCGGTCAAGGGCTAACCATCGCAGGTGCTGTCGTAAGCGGGGCTAGCACAAACAAAAAAATCCTAGCTAATCCAAGATATGCTGATTTCAACGAGCCTGATGAGAGCTATCATGGGCTAGTTTATACAGATTTGGTAGAAAATTTCGACATTTTCACGCTTCGAATTCGCCTTGGTTTGCTTCGCGATATCGGTGCGACGATGAGCCCATTTAGCGCGTGGCAGTTGATTCAGGGGCTTGAAACCCTAAGCGTGAGGGTTAAAGAACACTCTCGCAAAACGCAAAAAATCGCCGAATTTTTAGAATCTCACCCAGCGATAAAAAGCGTAAATTACCCAGGACTAAAAAGCTCGCCACTAAATAAATTTGTGAGCGAAAATTTCACCGAGGGGCTATGTAGCGGGCTTTTGTGCTTTGATGCTGGAAGCAGAAAAGTAGCCGATGATATCATGCGAGAGGTGAAAATTTTCGCCGTTGTCGTAAATATCGGCGATAGCAAATCCGTCATAACTCACCCAGCAAGTTCAACTCACTCGCAATCAAGCGACGAGGAACTTTTAAGCGCTGGGATTACTCCGGGGCTAATTAGGCTTAGCGTGGGGCTAGAAGACACTGACGATTTGATTAATGATCTTAAAAACGCAATCGAAAAAGCAACGAAATAA
- a CDS encoding agmatine deiminase family protein yields MRAFAEWENQNALLVSLPHEDSDWAPYLGEISSAYTHFIRAVAQFQPLIAIAPKRAIFDKVCGEIDEKFAVNFVQIPTNDTWIRDYGAIDVENEGKVEALNFTFNAWGGKFASEKDNALNATLYEIWGKALRDVDLILEGGSVEFNGAGVLMTTEECLLNDNRNALSKEILEQKLGEIFGLKKIIWLKGGFIQGDDTDCHIDTLARFVGENLVAVASCDDSSDIHYPALRSLKEQILAHGFEVIELPLPAPIFYENRRLGATYANFVFVNGGLIVPTYGDKNDEIALSRLSLACPGRKVVGVDARVFIRQNGSLHCSCMNKFSDKI; encoded by the coding sequence ATGAGAGCATTTGCAGAGTGGGAAAATCAAAACGCGCTTTTAGTTTCACTGCCTCACGAGGACAGCGACTGGGCGCCGTATCTGGGCGAGATTAGTAGCGCTTATACGCACTTTATCCGCGCTGTGGCGCAGTTTCAGCCGCTCATAGCTATCGCACCAAAACGAGCAATATTCGACAAAGTGTGTGGCGAAATAGACGAGAAATTCGCCGTTAATTTCGTGCAGATCCCTACAAATGACACCTGGATACGCGATTATGGCGCGATTGATGTCGAAAATGAGGGCAAGGTAGAGGCGCTAAATTTCACCTTCAACGCTTGGGGCGGGAAATTTGCGAGTGAAAAGGACAACGCACTAAATGCTACGCTTTATGAAATTTGGGGCAAAGCGCTGCGCGATGTCGATTTGATTTTAGAGGGCGGAAGTGTCGAATTTAATGGCGCTGGCGTGCTAATGACGACTGAGGAGTGCTTGCTAAATGACAACCGAAACGCCCTTAGCAAAGAAATTTTAGAGCAAAAGCTAGGCGAAATTTTTGGGCTAAAAAAAATAATCTGGCTTAAAGGCGGATTTATTCAGGGCGATGATACAGACTGCCATATCGACACGCTGGCTAGATTTGTGGGCGAAAATCTCGTTGCCGTGGCTTCATGCGATGATTCTAGCGACATACACTACCCTGCCCTGCGCTCGCTAAAAGAGCAGATTTTAGCACATGGATTCGAGGTTATCGAGCTTCCGCTTCCAGCGCCGATTTTTTACGAAAATAGGCGTTTGGGGGCGACTTATGCGAATTTCGTATTTGTAAATGGAGGACTTATCGTGCCTACTTATGGCGATAAAAACGACGAAATCGCGCTCTCTCGTCTTTCTTTGGCTTGCCCGGGGCGCAAGGTTGTTGGCGTAGATGCGCGGGTTTTTATCCGCCAAAACGGCTCGCTTCACTGCTCGTGTATGAATAAATTTAGCGATAAAATTTAA
- a CDS encoding proline--tRNA ligase codes for MKFSKLFAPTFKEAPKDAILPSHIFLLRAGFIEQLGSGLYNFMPLGKMVLNKITQIVREEMNNAGAQEVAFSVVTPADAWKASGRYNKYGKELLRLKDRKENDFVLSPTNEESAVLMVANKITSYKQLPLHIYQINTKFRDEARPRFGLLRGREFTMKDGYSFHANEADLKREFDLMEQTYTKIFTRLGLNFRAVEADSGAIGGSGSKEFMVLADNGEDDILVCANCSYAANIEAAHRAKRTAPCEAPETEGMMKFHTPGTKTIESVAEFFKVDKFFTIKAVMKKAIYEDSAKIVVFFVRGDDDLQETKAQNACGALELIDADESEVRGAGLVPGFCGPFGLPRDIDFYIDAELENEREMIAGANEENYHLIGCAVTNFNKTRFKDLTEVKAGDKCPCCGGELRVTKGIEVGHIFQLGQKYSDPMGAKFLDENGKTQPFFMGCYGIGVSRLVAVAVESSHDEKGCVWSKELSPFALEIIISNAKDENIVNFATELYEKCRNLGINALLDDRNERFGVKMNDYELMGFPYALLVGKGLANGEVEFIERKNLEKQSVSVDKILDLIKEKLA; via the coding sequence ATGAAATTTAGCAAACTTTTTGCACCGACATTTAAAGAAGCGCCAAAAGACGCTATTTTGCCAAGCCATATTTTCTTGCTTAGGGCAGGATTTATCGAGCAGTTAGGCAGCGGACTTTATAATTTTATGCCGTTAGGAAAAATGGTTTTAAACAAAATCACGCAAATCGTGCGCGAGGAGATGAATAACGCAGGCGCGCAAGAAGTCGCATTTAGCGTGGTTACACCAGCTGATGCGTGGAAGGCAAGTGGCAGGTATAACAAATACGGCAAAGAGCTTTTGCGCCTAAAAGACCGCAAAGAAAATGACTTCGTCCTAAGCCCGACAAACGAAGAAAGCGCCGTGCTAATGGTAGCCAATAAAATCACCAGCTACAAGCAACTCCCGCTTCATATCTACCAAATAAACACCAAATTTAGAGATGAAGCTAGACCTCGCTTTGGGTTACTTCGCGGTAGAGAATTTACGATGAAAGACGGATATAGTTTCCATGCAAACGAGGCTGATTTGAAGCGCGAATTTGATCTCATGGAGCAAACTTACACCAAAATTTTCACCCGTCTTGGGCTAAATTTCCGTGCCGTCGAAGCCGATAGTGGCGCAATCGGCGGAAGCGGAAGCAAGGAATTTATGGTTTTAGCGGATAACGGCGAGGACGATATTTTGGTTTGCGCCAACTGCTCTTATGCTGCTAATATCGAAGCAGCGCACCGCGCTAAACGCACAGCCCCTTGCGAAGCGCCAGAGACCGAGGGTATGATGAAATTTCACACGCCAGGCACCAAAACAATCGAGAGCGTGGCTGAATTTTTCAAAGTGGATAAATTTTTTACAATCAAAGCCGTGATGAAAAAAGCAATCTACGAAGATAGCGCAAAAATCGTGGTTTTCTTCGTGCGAGGCGACGATGATTTGCAAGAGACAAAGGCGCAAAACGCTTGTGGCGCGCTAGAACTAATCGACGCAGATGAGAGCGAAGTTAGGGGAGCCGGGCTTGTGCCAGGGTTTTGCGGGCCATTTGGACTGCCAAGAGATATTGATTTTTACATAGACGCTGAGCTTGAAAACGAGCGCGAAATGATAGCTGGGGCAAACGAAGAAAACTACCATTTAATCGGTTGCGCGGTTACGAATTTTAACAAAACTCGCTTCAAAGACTTAACCGAAGTCAAAGCTGGGGATAAATGCCCGTGCTGTGGGGGCGAACTGCGCGTTACAAAGGGCATTGAAGTAGGACACATTTTCCAGCTAGGACAGAAATACTCAGACCCTATGGGGGCGAAATTTTTAGACGAAAACGGCAAAACACAGCCATTTTTCATGGGTTGCTATGGTATCGGCGTGAGCCGTCTAGTCGCAGTCGCAGTCGAGTCTAGCCACGATGAGAAGGGTTGCGTGTGGAGCAAAGAGCTATCGCCTTTTGCGCTAGAAATCATCATTTCAAATGCAAAAGATGAAAATATCGTCAATTTTGCGACCGAACTTTACGAGAAATGCCGAAATTTGGGCATTAACGCTTTGCTTGATGATAGAAACGAACGCTTTGGCGTTAAGATGAACGATTACGAGCTTATGGGCTTTCCATACGCCCTGCTAGTCGGCAAAGGCTTGGCTAATGGTGAAGTAGAGTTTATCGAGCGCAAAAACCTAGAAAAACAAAGCGTTAGCGTGGATAAAATTTTGGATTTGATTAAAGAAAAGTTGGCGTAA